The following proteins come from a genomic window of Methanosarcina sp. MTP4:
- a CDS encoding FAD-binding oxidoreductase — MNITEELLEIVGDRLSVSSSELYCYSSDASQVKGVPDYVVRPESTEEVSRIVKLAFEHEIPVTARGAGTGLAGGAVPVHGGIVLDLSGMNRLLEIDLDNLQVVVEPGVIQDTLNDVLKPHGFFFPPNPGSSAMCTIGGMIAYNASGMRCVKYGTTRNYVRDLEVVLADGSVIHTGSKMLKSAAGYDLTQLMIGSEGTLGIVTKAGLKIAPLPKARKLVIAAFENAELAGKAVIKIFSNGVVPSACEILDRVSLQVLKRYDPNLVLPAEGDVILFEVDGTETSAREAAEQVMDVCSPLALTIKLAESEKEMADIWAARKLVGAAVSRLDPTKTRIYVGEDVGVPMKQIPKLLRRVQEISEEFDLPAMKYGHIGDGNLHLALFIDVLNQDEWDRLKKAADKVHRTAIELGGTVSSEHGVGAARGMYMEAQWGPAFEVMRTIKKALDPKGILNPGKLGL; from the coding sequence ATGAATATCACTGAAGAGCTTCTAGAGATCGTTGGCGACCGCCTCTCTGTCTCGTCTTCGGAACTTTACTGTTATTCTTCCGATGCATCCCAGGTCAAGGGGGTGCCCGATTACGTTGTACGCCCTGAAAGTACGGAAGAGGTCAGTCGGATTGTCAAACTGGCCTTTGAGCACGAAATCCCGGTAACCGCAAGGGGTGCGGGAACAGGGCTTGCGGGGGGAGCTGTTCCGGTACACGGAGGGATCGTGCTCGACCTGTCAGGCATGAACCGGCTCCTTGAAATCGACCTGGACAACCTGCAGGTCGTTGTGGAACCAGGGGTCATTCAGGATACCCTCAATGATGTGCTAAAACCCCACGGCTTCTTTTTCCCCCCGAACCCTGGGAGTTCTGCCATGTGTACCATCGGGGGCATGATAGCTTACAACGCAAGCGGGATGCGCTGCGTCAAGTACGGGACCACACGGAATTACGTCCGGGACCTGGAAGTGGTTCTGGCAGACGGATCTGTCATCCACACAGGCTCGAAAATGTTGAAGTCGGCGGCAGGGTATGACCTGACCCAGTTGATGATAGGGTCGGAAGGCACCCTCGGGATCGTAACGAAGGCGGGCCTGAAAATAGCCCCTCTTCCGAAAGCCCGGAAACTGGTCATAGCTGCCTTTGAAAATGCCGAACTGGCCGGAAAAGCTGTTATCAAGATCTTTTCAAACGGAGTCGTCCCTTCGGCCTGCGAGATCCTGGACAGGGTTTCCCTGCAGGTCTTGAAGCGCTACGACCCGAACCTGGTTCTCCCTGCGGAAGGGGATGTCATTCTCTTTGAAGTGGACGGGACGGAAACTTCGGCGCGTGAAGCCGCTGAGCAGGTAATGGATGTCTGTTCCCCGCTGGCCCTGACCATCAAGCTTGCGGAAAGCGAAAAAGAAATGGCTGACATCTGGGCTGCCAGGAAACTTGTAGGCGCCGCGGTTTCCCGTCTGGACCCGACCAAGACCCGGATCTATGTGGGAGAAGATGTAGGCGTGCCCATGAAACAGATCCCAAAACTGCTCAGGCGCGTGCAGGAAATCTCCGAGGAGTTCGACCTGCCTGCAATGAAGTACGGGCACATCGGGGATGGAAACCTCCACCTTGCCCTTTTCATCGATGTCCTGAACCAGGATGAGTGGGACCGCCTGAAAAAAGCGGCGGATAAGGTCCACAGGACTGCAATTGAGCTGGGAGGCACGGTCAGTTCCGAGCACGGCGTGGGTGCCGCCAGGGGAATGTACATGGAAGCCCAGTGGGGCCCTGCGTTTGAAGTGATGCGGACGATAAAAAAAGCCCTTGACCCGAAAGGGATCCTGAATCCGGGAAAGCTTGGGTTGTGA